TGGGGGGCGGTCCCTCCCAGTTCTAGTGTGGATTCACCCTGGCCTCAGCCGTGTTGATGATTTATTCTGTCCCTGGTCCCGACCCCAGAATATCGTGAGGGGACactccaaagacagagaagccaggaCACAGTAACCAGAGGAACAGCAACACTGACCGTGCGGACAAAGGGCTTTATGAACATTGAGAAAGTTCATCTTCACGGCCCTCTAAGATAGGGACTGTTAGCTGTTCCtcccccaatttacagatgagaaaactgaggttcagagaataTAAAAGCAAAGCGTTCATTTGCACAGAACCTGAAAGCAATGAGGCCAGGATTCAGACTCAGGCACACAAGGGCCTAGAACCCCATGGTCCACCTCAACAGACAAACGTGGCTTCAAGTCTTGTGAACTTTCAGAATCCGACACTCTTTGGTCATCCGACCTACGTTTACTAAACCACTGCTACGTGCCAAGCTTGTTCTGGTTGCTGGGAGAAACGCCAGGGAAGAAAAAAGGCCCAGGCCAGGCTTGCCTCCGAGGGCTGGAGGCACCTGGTGTGCCACAGACCATCAGCTCAGTGCCCGTCAGCTCAGAATTCCCTCTCACACCGGGAAACCCCAGCGTCACCACACACAACCCATCCCCCATGTGTGCACAGCCCAGCCTCGGCAGCGTCAGGCCCTCTGGAAGGGATTTTTGTCCTGGACTCTCTTTCCAACACTTAGAAAAGTGTGTCTAACacgtttgtttatttgtttgttttttagtgtgTATtcagattgctgctgctgctgctaagtcgcttcagttgtgtccgactctgtgcaaccccacagatggcagcccaccaggctcctctgtccctgggattctccaggcaagaacactggagtgggttgtcatttcctgctccagtatTCAGATTGACCCTATtagaaatgttcattttaaaaattatttatagatgGTTGCGCTGCGTCTTCCTTGCTGTtccagggctttctctagttttgatgAGCGGCGGCTACTCTTGGGTGTGTGCGGGCTCCTCAttctggtggcttcccttgtggggcatgggctccagggctggcaggctccagtagtcgtggtgcacgggcttagctgcccctcgacatgtggaatattcctggaccagggatcgaacccgtgtcccctgcattggcaggcagattctcatccgccgtaccaccaggggaagtcctaacatgtgttaaatgaatgaattactgagctctgaggattctttgatttCAAACCTAACAAGTTGGGTGAGAAGCGGTGGTTGAAATTTCCAGACAGATAATTATTTTAGAAGTTTGAAATGGTAACCACCTTCCTCCATTTCATATCTACCCCcaagacactcacacacacacacacacacacacacacacactcccacataATCACATACTGTGTACTTGCAGGAGGCCATCTCTAATGTGGGGTATGGTGAAGACTGTAAGAATGTGGGGTTTTAAAAACTCTTGAGACAGCATCTCATTCAACCCGCTCACTTTATCAAGGAGGAAACAGACCCAGAGAAGGGCCTTGACTTGCCTGAGGCCGTCTGTGAGCAGCGCTGGAGTCCCCTGTGCCTCCTCCCTTCTGGACCTGGAAGGCCTTCTTGGCTACGCCAACTGCCATCCTGGAGAGGGTGCCTGACCTCCGATGGGAGAGCTCCCTTCCAGCCCCACAGCCTGGGGGAGCAGGCCTGCCAGTTCCAGCTCTTCCCCAGAGTGGGGGTGGCTAGCAGAGGGGCTCAGAGCAGTCGGAGGGCCCCTTGTAATCTCGGCACATCAAGTTGGGAAGGGGCATCTCATGCCCCCAACCATATTGTACAGTCGCAGACACGGGAGGGACTCACCCAAAGTCACAGCAGAGTCAGTGCTGAGGACAGACCAGAGACCCAGGACTCCTGATTCCCAGCTCTAAGCTCCTTTCTGGTGTCTGAGCCCTTCAGAAGGGTCAGGAGATTCCTGGCTTTGGcaggtgtgtgtgcgcgcacgcacacatacatatagcttAGGAAAGACTCATCAGAAGTCCAAAAGCATTTCtgtctccttctccctccctacaggcaaagctatggtttttccagtagtcatgtatggatgtgagagttggaccataaagaagactgagcactaaagaattgacgctttctaactgtggtgttagagaagattcttgagagtcccttggacagcaaggagatcaaacctaaaggaaatcaaccctgaatattcatgggaaggactaatgctgaagctgaagctctaaaactttggccacctgatgtgaagagtcaactcatttgacaagaccctgatgctgggaaagattgaaggcaaaaggacaagcgggcaacagaggatgagatggttggatggcatcactgactcaacgtacatgaatctgagcaaactccgggagatggtgaaggacagggaagcctggtgtgctgcagtccatggagttgcaaagagtcatacacgaatgagcaactagacaacaacttCCTCCCCCCAGAGCCTTGCTCCAAAGCCTGGAGGCTACAGGACCCTACAGCCCCTTAAGAGTCAGAAGCCGAGACCTGGCTGTTCAGTGAGTCACagctcccctccctgccttccaggGAGTGTTGGATCTATCTCCTGTTCCAACTGGGCTGCTCAGGCAAACGGCTGGGGAAGCAATGAAGAAGCCATGAAGGTTTGGCTGATTCTCACtggaataaaaaagagagagggtgAGATCCAGGGAGGAGGAGTAAAATAAGGAGAAGAATAATGAATGCTAGGTTCTTTGTTTGGGGGGTGGTGGACTGGACAAAATGTGGGGTGACAGCTATCATCCACAGAAGGGTAGGACTGTGGGCAGGGCTTGGAAGTTTTAATCAATCACAGCACCGTGCTAAGAGGCAACCAGAGTCAACTCAGTTTCACTTGGATCACACACATATTCACTGAACTCGTACTTACTGATCACCTGCTGAGGGCCGGGCCATGTGGGAGGTACGGTGATGCAGTAACAAACACAACAGACTCAGTTCTGGCCTCCCGGGGCTGACATCCTAGGGGCAGTACAGAAGTAGACGTATGTGAAATAATGTTGAGTTGTGCCAAGTGCTGTGGATGACTCGGAGAAAGGGATTAGCTGGATGATGGGGAGGGGGCCTGGAGCAGGGAGGCAGAGAAGGCCTATTTGAGGATGGGCACCTGAAGCTGAGCCCTAGAAAGAGAAGGTGCCTGCGTGTGAGAAGGGGGAACAGCATTCCAAGTGGTGGGAATAGCTTATGTGGACAGCCCAAGGTGGAGAAGGATGTGGTTGCTTCTCAGCCCAGCTGCAGAAGGAGGCCAGAGACAGGTAAAGAGATGGGCAGGGCCAGATCCTTCCTACAGGTTTGGGGTAGGGGTTTAGTTTTTGTTagcttatttatgtatttaggcCATGCTTTGTTCCCTAACTAGTGGTGGAACTTgcgcccttggcagtgaaagctcagagtccttaCCATTGGAGCCTCAGGGAATTCCCAAGGGATTTAGATTTGATGGCAAGTGCAGTAGTTGGAAACCACTGCAGGATCTAAACCGGGGAAAGGCATGACATGCCTGACATTTTAGGAAGGTCACTTTGGCCCTGTATGGAGAGTGGAGTGGAGGGGCAGGGAACCACTCAGAGTGCTCCCACCATCATTCAAGTGAGACATGATGGTGGCCTGAGCAAGAATGATCGTTGTGGACATGGGAGAGGAGGACCAATTTGTCATCTGTTTGGGAGGCAGAGCACTCAGGGCTTGCTGAAGGATTATAGTACATAAGGGTTGGGTCAGGATGGAATCAAGGATGAGTTCCAGTTTACTGAGCTAAATGCCTGGGTACAAGTGGTACCAATTACACTGAACCCCTTAAAAGGCAAGAATAATCTCCCCCAGTAATCCAGGGAAACCTGGTGAGGGAGGAAAACTGAGGGTAAGGAGAGGAAGTGGGGTCCAGAATTGCAGGCCAGGAGCGCAAGGATCCCGCAAACGTGGCTTCCTTACTGGCGACAGTGCCAGAGGAGCAAGGCCCTAAAGGAACGCAGGGGTGCCCAAGGGTCCCTCAAAGCACACCAGGTGCTGCAGGAAACCAGGTCAGGAGCCCCTCCATGACTTGCCCTCCGCTTCACTCATTGAGGACCGATGCTGAGGACGAGGGGAAGACCTGACCGGAGGACTGCTGtgtacgtgctcagtcgtgtcccaccctttgcgaccccatggactgtagctcaccagactcctaggtccatgggattttctgggcaagaatactggagtggattgccatttcctcttccaggggatcttccctacccagggattgactcAGCCCTTTTGGCACCCTCCCTTGGTCTTTTTCAAACGGCCAGAGGCGCAGGAGTCTATCATAAAATGTTTCCAGTGCTTTCCATCAGAGACTCTCTTTTTCAGCAGCCCCCATCCCTCCTCTGACAGACGCACTTCCCTCCCAACCGGCGGGAAAAGCCCCACGCGCTGCTGAGAGTCTTTACTCTCGCCTTCTCCTGCCGGCCACATCCTTCTACCCCTTTCTCTGTTCTTCGGGATCAACGGAGGCTCGCCGAAGGCACGGCGAGCAGCCACCTCCCACCCCGGGATCCTGTAGCAAGGTGCGTTACTATCTTTTCAGAGCTGGTAGTTGCTGCTTCTGTCTGCGTCCCCGGCCCGCTGGGACGGGGTGAGACGGTCTTGCATCGACCCCGTACGCACCCCCCCGGCGCCCGACTGACGTCCAGGAAATCCGTACTAATTTAGTGACCCCGGCCGGGCCCGCCCGCCCATCTCCGGATTCCGAGCCCACTGTTCGCTCCCGGACACCCTCTGGGCACCTCGCGTTCGGGCGCGCGGCCGCTGTGGGCCCAGCTGACCCACCCGGCTGCCCGGGGCGCTCGAGGGCAGAGGGTGGGCCCGGACCGCACTGAGGAAGCCGGCACTCCCGGGTCACGTGACAGGACCCGCCCCGGGCGCAGACTCCGTCACGTGACGCGCAGCAGGCGAGCGTCTTTCTCACGTGACAGAGCTGCCGGCCTGCGGCCCAATcaggaggcgggggcggggctgccgGGGGCGGTGCGCGGGAAGGGAACCCCAGGCCGCCTGGAGCGGCGGGAGCGATCCGGAGGGGACCGTTGAGCTGGGGTTCGGCCCGTAGCCCGCCGCCTGCCCCACCCCGGTCACTGGGGGCAGCATGAAGTGTCTGGTCACGGGCAGCAACGTGAAGGGTGAGTCGGGGCCGGCCGGGGGCTGGAACCACGTGGGGCGGCCCGAGGCGCCCGCAaacctctgtctctcccctcttccccGCAGTGCTCGGCAAGGCCGTCCACTCCCTGTCCCGCATCGGGGACGAACTCTACCTGGAGCCCCTGGAAGACGGGGTGAGGAGACCGGGTATGGGGGAGTGGCGTGAAAGTCCCAACAGGGAGCCCTGATCGGGGCTCGAGTCTCGCCCCATCAGGCAGGGTGCCCGGTGGGCACGTTTGCTGAATTTAGCAGGGGCCTCCCCTGTTGCTGGGACGTCCCTTTGGGCCCTGTCATCTTCCCAGGCTGGTGTCCGAATCGAGAGCCCTTGCCCTCCCTAAAGTGCCTGGTGGGGGTGATTAGGTAAAAGGCACGGGGGCTGAAGGCTGGGTCGCGCCCTTGCTGTGGAAGGGGCAGCGCTGAGGCCCACTCGGTACTTGGGGAAGGCTGCGTGGAGGACACCACGGAAGACTGGAAGGAGAGGGCGGGCTTCCGCAGGTGATGGTAGAACGGAAGCCGTTGGGGCAAGTGCCTGGGCAAAAGCTGGCCTGAGGGCTGGGCCCAGCACTGCTGGTGACCACATCTTTCTCCCCACTTTTCCTGGCCCCAGCTCTCCCTCCGGACCGTGAACTCCTCCCGCTCGGCCTACGCCTGCTTCCTCTTTGCCCCCCTCTTCTTCCAGCAGTACCAGGCGGCCACCCCTGGTCAGGACCAGCTGCGCTGTAAGATCCTGATGAAGGTGAGGCGGGTCCCCCAGCAGTGGCAGGGCACTCCCCTAGGAACCCCTCCCCGTAGTGCAGTTTGCTCtggggcacacagcaggtgcctgCAGGGGGAGAGATGTATACCGGAGTAATCCGGTGCAGAACGCAGGGCCAGGACTGAGTAGAGACATCCATAGGGATAATGGGCCGCGTGGAGAGGGTAGCTGAATCTTCCAGGGACCTGCAGGGAGTAAATGACTTTGAGGTTGGTCCTTGAAAGATAAGCACGTCTTTTGAAGGCATTCCAGACCAGGGTAAGAGCACGAACGAAGATCTGAAAGGGTGCAGATATCTGCATGTGTGAGGGGTCCTTTCCTGGTGTGACAGTGCTGAGCCCATGATGGGCCAGAGCCCACGGGGACTGGACGTGAGAGCCAGTTGGTGGAGGCGCAATGCTGAGCGGATGTGTTTCCCTCGTCTAGTCCTTCCTGTCTGTCTTCCGCTCACTGgcaatgctggaaaagactgtggAGAAATGCTGCATTTCCCTGAATGACAGGAACAGCCGCCTGGTAGTTCAGCTGCACTGCAAATATGGTGAGTGAGCAGCTGGCTGACCCAGGGGTCCTTGCAGTGTGGGATTAGAGGTTGGCGAGCCCACTGAGACCCTGTCTGCCCATCCAGGGGTGAGGAAGACTCACAACCTGTCCTTCCAGGACTGCGAGTCCCTGCAGGCCGTCTTCGACCCAGCCTTGTGTCCCCATGTGCTCCGTGCCCCAGCCAGGTGAGCACGCCCCTGGTTGCACGCCGAGCCCtaggcttttctcttccttctttcagcCTCAGGAATCAGTTTAAGGAGGCACCTCCTCTGTTTTTCCTGCAGGGCATCTGTGACCCTCCAAGCGTTCATCTGACCGGGTTTGCTTTCAGGGCCTTGACTGGCTCTTTAAGGGCAGAGGCTGGAGTTAGGAGGGGTCAGATGTTCCCTTGTTCCATGTTCCTGTCTCCTGAGTCTGTATTCTCCACCTCAAAGTCTGACTTGGCTTTCTGACCGCTCAGACCCACTCTGACTCCTCTTTCAAAGAACAGGTCTCCGGCTTGCCCTCACGTCTCCTCTGGCCTGAACACCTTTGAAGGTCCCTTAATTTTTGTGGCTCCGGGACTTGTAACCCTTCTCTGATCTGGTCATCCTTCTGGGATGATCCCCAGTCAAGGGCAGCCTCTCTTCCTACCTGGCTGGGTTCTAGCCCTGAGGGGTCCTCAGGCTGCGGCTGGACAGGGAGGTCACGGTCCTGGAGGGCTGCCTGAATAACCAGCTATAGGAGAGGAGCCGTTCTGGGCAGTCACAGGGACCACGCAGGGCCTGGGAGATGGGGAGCCCAGCAGACGccaaggtccctggagaaggccagAGAGGAGTGggtcccctcccacctgcccatGTGCAGGGTGCCCCTTGCACTTGAGTAACCCAAGGTCTCACGTTTCTTTGCTTTTGGTAGCTACAGGATATGGTAACTTGAAGGTCCCTTTGAGCCCTGACTTGGTTTTTCTGAGTTGTGTTGAAATAGCACTGCCCAGGATTCCTTTGGGTAGAGAAAGAGGGAATCAATCCTTGGTCCGGGATTtgaggatttttctttcttttaaaacgAGTGATGGTTTCTCTTTGTCTTATGGACAATTTCAAATTCATATTAAGCAGATAACCAACTTATGTCCCAGTTGTCTCGAGGCAAATTCCAGGTGTTATTTCACCTGTAACTCTTTACCAGCCTGTCTCTACTAGACAGGGACCTGCGGACTGTTTGTAAGGCAGTGTTTACGTGGACAGTGTGGGTCTGGTCTCCCAACCCTGGATGGGCAGGTGCCGCCTGCCTGGTTCAGTTCAGCCCAAACCGCCTGAACTTCCTGCTGCCTTCTGTGAGCCTGTTCTTGTCTGCCTCCATCTCTTGCAAGAGGACTGCTCTCCCACATCCTGGGAGCCTTGGATGAGGCAGGGACCGTGTCCTGCTGCTCCCGTGCTCCACCCTAGTGCCGTGCTAGGCCTGGCCCGGTTCTCTTCGGACGTTGGTGTGCCTCGCTGTCCCACCTCAGGTCCTCTGAGAGCAAAGCCGCTGGGCGGGGCCGAGCCTCAGGTGTGATGCTGTGCCCCCCTCACAGGGTCCTGGTGGAGGCTGTTCTGCCTTTCCCCCCCGCACTGGCTGAAGTGACGCTGGGCATCGGCCGTGGGCGCAGGGTCATCCTGCGTAGCTACCAAGAGGAGGCAGGTGAGGGGACAGATGGGGCctggggcagagagcagagaCTGGGTGGGGCGGGCAGAGAGCAGAGACGGGCTGGTGGGGCAGAGCCCGGCTTCCTCCTGTCgctgccccacccccagacaGCGCTGTCAAAGCCATGGTGACGGAGATGAGCATCGGAGAGGAGGATTTCCAGCAGTTGCAGGCCCAGGAAGGGGTAGCCATCACTTTCTGCCTCAAGGAATTCCGGGTGAGGTTCCTGCCGCGCGCTCACCACCCCGtccacccctcctccctgccctgcctccaTGCTCTGCTTCTCCCTTCCCAGGGGCTCCTGAGCTTCGCAGAGTCCGCCAACTTGTCCCTCAGCATTCACTTCGATGCCCCGGGCAGGTAAGGCCCAGC
The nucleotide sequence above comes from Cervus canadensis isolate Bull #8, Minnesota chromosome 29, ASM1932006v1, whole genome shotgun sequence. Encoded proteins:
- the RAD9A gene encoding cell cycle checkpoint control protein RAD9A, coding for MKCLVTGSNVKVLGKAVHSLSRIGDELYLEPLEDGLSLRTVNSSRSAYACFLFAPLFFQQYQAATPGQDQLRCKILMKSFLSVFRSLAMLEKTVEKCCISLNDRNSRLVVQLHCKYGVRKTHNLSFQDCESLQAVFDPALCPHVLRAPARVLVEAVLPFPPALAEVTLGIGRGRRVILRSYQEEADSAVKAMVTEMSIGEEDFQQLQAQEGVAITFCLKEFRGLLSFAESANLSLSIHFDAPGRPAIFAIEDSLLDGHFVLATLSEPDSYPQTLRAQEELQRPEPRLQAHSTPHLDLDDFAVDDMDSYMIAMETTVGSEGSRALPSISLSPGLQRPCSSSPHSEEEDDMEPSTVPGTPPPKKFRSLFFGSILAPAHSPQGPSPVLAEDSEGEG